A single window of Salvia splendens isolate huo1 chromosome 8, SspV2, whole genome shotgun sequence DNA harbors:
- the LOC121743060 gene encoding ribosomal L1 domain-containing protein 1-like, which yields MSSNTAFTTAPPRVSQSAIEAAVIALLKYKASQSANEKLQLLPQDDYLYLNLTLKKIPSNPRTNPYKVPLSNPVLEASGSEVCLIVDDRSGTTTPPSDQIKKMIKSQDIPISKVIKLSKLKANYKPFEARRKLCNSYELFLVDKRVVHLLPKLIGKEFFRKKKLPLGVDLGKKNLKLQVERVLGSALLFIGTGTCSVLKVAKMEMEKDEIVQNVLDAIKGVTERVPKKWDGVRSLHLKFSDSVALPIYQAMPDVRLKIEGLKDIEEEGEVTEVSDSDSAKSGKKKQKTKGRIHEVRYMDVGEDVDSDIADLEESEVREKGVEDVVMQSSGDEDKGENEELRIFESSGKRRREEEGKKKKKKSERGRKLSSKVKEVKRKKSKSVIKV from the coding sequence ATGTCTTCCAACACAGCCTTCACTACCGCACCTCCGAGGGTGAGTCAGTCTGCTATAGAGGCGGCTGTGATCGCCCTGTTGAAGTACAAAGCCTCCCAATCCGCCAACGAGAAGCTCCAGTTACTGCCACAAGATGATTATTTATACCTAAACCTCACCCTCAAAAAAATCCCATCAAATCCTCGCACAAACCCCTACAAAGTCCCGCTTTCGAACCCTGTTTTGGAGGCCTCTGGATCGGAGGTATGCTTAATTGTCGACGACCGGTCGGGGACGACGACGCCACCGTCGGATCAAATCAAGAAAATGATTAAATCCCAAGACATACCGATTTCAAAAGTGATAAAGCTCTCGAAGCTGAAGGCGAACTACAAGCCCTTTGAGGCGAGGAGGAAACTCTGCAACAGTTACGAATTGTTCTTGGTTGATAAGAGGGTTGTTCATTTGTTGCCTAAGTTGATTGGGAAGGAGTTCTTCAGGAAAAAGAAGCTGCCTTTAGGGGTGGATTTGGGAAAGAAGAATTTGAAGTTGCAGGTGGAGAGGGTTTTAGGGAGTGCCTTGTTGTTTATCGGGACAGGGACTTGTTCGGTTCTCAAGGTTGCTaagatggagatggagaaggaCGAGATTGTACAGAATGTGTTGGATGCCATCAAGGGAGTGACTGAGAGGGTGCCGAAGAAGTGGGATGGTGTTAGGAGCTTGCACTTGAAGTTCTCTGATTCCGTGGCTTTGCCGATATACCAGGCAATGCCGGATGTGAGGTTGAAGATTGAGGGGTTGAAGGACATAGAAGAGGAAGGTGAGGTAACTGAGGTTAGTGATAGTGACAGTGCTAAGAGtgggaagaagaagcagaagacGAAGGGAAGGATTCACGAGGTTCGATATATGGACGTTGGAGAGGATGTGGATAGTGACATTGCTGATTTGGAGGAGAGTGAGGTGAGGGAGAAGGGGGTTGAAGATGTTGTAATGCAGAGTAGTGGTGATGAGGACAAGGGGGAAAATGAGGAGCTGAGGATTTTCGAGAGTTCCGGGAAGAGGAGGCGCGAGGAagaggggaagaagaagaagaagaaaagcgAGCGTGGAAGAAAGTTGAGTAGCAAGGTGAAGGAAGTGAAGAGAAAGAAATCAAAATCAGTTATCAAGGTATGA